A single genomic interval of Mangifera indica cultivar Alphonso chromosome 5, CATAS_Mindica_2.1, whole genome shotgun sequence harbors:
- the LOC123216115 gene encoding high affinity nitrate transporter 2.5-like yields the protein MEVESATVESQAPKFSLPVDSEHKATEFRLFSVAAPHMRAFHLSWTSFFCCFVSSFAAAPLLPIIRDNLNLTATDIGNAGIASVSGAVFARLAMGTACDLFGPRLASASLILLTAPAVYLTSIASSALSFLLVRFFTGFSLATFVSTQFWMSSMFSTRVVGTANGVSGGWGNLGGGATQLIMPLVCALIVDIGAVQFTAWRIAFFIPALFQMLSAFAVLTLGQDLPDGNFKKLQKSGDKETDKFSKVFYRGITNYRGWILALTYGYCFGVELTIDNIIAEYFYDRFNLKLHTAGIVAASSGLANLFSRPAGGIISDAVAKRFGMRGRLWVLWVVQTLGGVFCIILGRVNSLSASIVVLIVFSVFVQTACGLTFGVVPFVSRRSLGVISGMTGGGGNVGAVITQLIFFRGSKYSKQAGITLMGIMIICCTLPIMLIYFPQWGGMFCGPSQKISSEEDYYLSEWNSQEKEKGLHQGSLKFAENCRTERGRGFNSATAISDK from the exons ATGGAGGTGGAAAGCGCTACAGTAGAATCTCAGGCTCCAAAATTTTCTCTTCCGGTGGATTCCGAGCACAAGGCCACTGAATTCCGGCTATTCTCAGTAGCTGCACCCCACATGCGGGCGTTTCATTTGTCATGGACatctttcttttgttgtttcgTCTCTTCTTTTGCAGCTGCACCACTTCTTCCTATCATCCGAGACAATCTCAACCTCACAGCCACTGACATTGGCAACGCTGGGATTGCATCCGTCTCTGGTGCGGTCTTTGCCCGTCTTGCCATGGGAACTGCTTGCGATTTATTCGGACCCCGTCTTGCCTCCGCTTCACTTATCCTCCTCACTGCTCCTGCAGTTTATTTAACGTCTATTGCCTCTTCAGCCCTCTCCTTCCTGCTTGTACGTTTCTTCACGGGCTTCTCTCTAGCCACTTTTGTGTCAACTCAATTCTGGATGAGCTCCATGTTTTCCACTCGCGTAGTCGGCACCGCAAACGGCGTTTCAGGGGGGTGGGGCAACCTCGGAGGTGGAGCAACACAACTAATTATGCCGCTAGTGTGTGCTCTTATAGTCGACATTGGAGCAGTCCAATTTACAGCCTGGCGGATTGCTTTTTTCATACCTGCCCTGTTTCAAATGCTCTCCGCATTTGCTGTTCTCACCCTTGGCCAGGATTTGCCGGACGGGAACTTCAAGAAGTTACAGAAGTCCGGAGATAAAGAGACAGACAAATTCTCAAAGGTCTTTTATCGTGGGATTACGAATTACAGAGGGTGGATCTTGGCGCTGACTTACGGGTATTGCTTCGGAGTAGAGCTGACAATAGACAACATAATTGCGGAGTATTTTTATGACAGGTTCAACTTGAAACTCCACACTGCGGGAATTGTTGCGGCTAGTTCTGGATTGGCGAATTTGTTTTCACGACCTGCAGGAGGTATAATCTCGGATGCAGTGGCGAAGCGATTTGGGATGAGGGGGAGGCTGTGGGTTTTGTGGGTGGTGCAGACATTGGGTGGAGTGTTCTGTATTATTCTCGGACGGGTGAATTCTTTAAGTGCATCCATTGTTGTGCTGATTGTCTTCTCTGTGTTTGTCCAAACTGCTTGCGGACTTACATTCGGAGTGGTTCCATTCGTCTCCCGGAg GTCATTGGGTGTAATCTCGGGTATGACAGGAGGGGGTGGGAATGTGGGGGCAGTTATTACTCAACTAATTTTCTTCAGAGGAtccaaatattcaaaacaagCAGGGATAACTTTGATGGGTATTATGATAATATGCTGCACCCTTCCTATTATGCTAATCTACTTCCCCCAGTGGGGTGGCATGTTCTGTGGTCCTTCTCAAAAGATTTCCTCCGAAGAAGATTACTATTTGTCTGAATGGAATTCACAAGAGAAGGAGAAGGGTTTGCATCAGGGAAGCTTAAAATTTGCTGAAAATTGCAGAACAGAAAGAGGAAGAGGATTCAACTCAGCAACTGCAATTTctgacaaataa
- the LOC123217738 gene encoding high affinity nitrate transporter 2.5-like: MDIESTAVESQAPKFSLPVDSEHKATKFRLFSVAASHMRAFHLSWISYFCCFVSSFAAAPLLPVIRDNLNLTATDIGNARIASVSGAVLARFSFGTVCDLFGPRLASASLLLLTAPAVYFTSTASSSISFLLVRFFTGFSLATFVSTQFWMSSMFSAPVVGTANAVSAGWGNFGGGATQLIMPLMFSLLVNIGAVRFTAWRIAFFIPALFQMLSAFAVLTLGQDLPDGNFKKLQISGDKEKDKFLKVFYRGITNYRGWILALTYGYCFGVELTIDNTIAEYFYDRFNLNLHTAGIIAASSGLANLFSRPAGGIISDAVAKRFGMRGRLWALWVGQTLGGVFCIILGRVNSLSASIFVLIVFSVFVQASCGLTFGVVPFVSRRSLGVTSGMIGGGGNVGAVLTQLIFFRGSKYSTETGITLMGIMIICCTLPITLIYFPQWGGMLRGPSQKNSSEEDYYLSEWDSQEREKGLHQRSLKFAENCRTERGRGRGFN; this comes from the exons ATGGATATAGAAAGCACTGCAGTAGAATCTCAGGCTCCAAAATTTTCTCTTCCGGTGGATTCCGAGCACAAGGCCACTAAATTCCGGCTATTCTCAGTGGCAGCATCCCACATGCGGGCATTTCATTTGTCATGGATATCTTACTTTTGTTGTTTCGTCTCTTCTTTTGCAGCTGCACCACTCCTTCCTGTTATACGAGACAATCTCAACCTCACCGCCACTGACATTGGCAACGCCAGGATTGCATCCGTCTCCGGTGCAGTCCTTGCCCGTTTTTCCTTTGGAACTGTTTGCGATTTATTTGGACCCCGTCTTGCCTCCGCTTCACTTCTTCTCCTCACTGCACCTGCTGTTTATTTCACTTCTACTGCCTCTTCATCCATCTCCTTCCTCCTTGTACGTTTCTTCACAGGCTTCTCTCTAGCCACTTTTGTGTCAACTCAATTCTGGATGAGCTCCATGTTTTCTGCTCCTGTAGTCGGCACAGCAAATGCCGTTTCAGCCGGGTGGGGCAACTTCGGAGGAGGAGCGACACAACTAATTATGCCACTAATGTTTTCTCTCTTAGTCAACATTGGTGCAGTCCGATTTACAGCCTGGCGGATTGCTTTTTTCATACCCGCCCTGTTTCAAATGCTCTCCGCATTTGCTGTTCTCACCCTTGGCCAGGATTTGCCGGACGGGAACTTCAAGAAGTTACAGATATCcggagataaagagaaagacaAATTCTTAAAGGTCTTTTATCGTGGGATTACTAATTACAGAGGGTGGATCTTGGCGTTGACTTACGGTTATTGTTTCGGAGTGGAGCTCACAATAGACAACACAATTGCTGAGTATTTTTATGATAGGTTCAATCTGAACCTCCACACTGCCGGAATAATTGCGGCGAGTTCTGGATTGGCGAATTTGTTTTCACGACCTGCAGGAGGAATTATCTCGGATGCAGTGGCGAAGCGATTTGGGATGAGAGGGAGGCTGTGGGCTTTGTGGGTGGGGCAGACATTGGGAGGAGTATTTTGTATTATTCTCGGACGAGTGAATTCTTTAAGTGCATCTATTTTTGTGTTGATTGTCTTCTCTGTGTTTGTCCAAGCTTCATGTGGACTTACATTCGGAGTGGTTCCTTTCGTCTCCCGAAG GTCATTGGGTGTAACCTCGGGCATGATAGGAGGGGGTGGAAATGTGGGGGCAGTTCTCACTCAACTAATATTCTTCAGAGGATCCAAATATTCAACAGAAACAGGGATAACTTTGATGGGTATTATGATAATATGCTGCACTCTTCCTATTACGTTAATTTACTTCCCCCAGTGGGGTGGAATGTTGCGTGGTCCTTCTCAAAAAAATTCCTCCGAAGAAGACTACTATTTGTCTGAATGGGATTcacaagagagagagaagggtTTGCATCAGCGAAGCTTGAAATTTGCTGAAAATTGCAGAACtgaaagaggaagaggaagaggattCAATTAA
- the LOC123215278 gene encoding polygalacturonase At1g48100-like, whose amino-acid sequence MRSKKSSLVFFLFILCVTFSIMSVEARKHHTKKTKNQKKDKGGSANSGFPGRAPAPAPLPPYGSSPTHSNIFDILSFGAKGNGVCDDSKALLAAWKAACKVPRAIVRIPSEFKFLIKPITLQGPCMPNLVLQIDGTLLALPKVGSWPNSSLFQWLNFKWVQNFTIQGIGIIDGQGPQWWTASSLYYTQALRFYASYNVMVRDIKIINSPQCHLKFDNCGWVKVDNIKISSPENSPNTDGIHLQNTRDVEIQHSIIGCGDDCVSIQTGCSNIHIHHINCGPGHGISLGSLGKDKSVGCVSDIVVEKISVQNTLAGVRIKTWQGGIGSVKNVSFSNIQVTDVKVPIIIDQYYCDKHFCKNQTGAVAISGVKYDQIIGTYSVQPIHLACSNDIPCTDVDLIDIQLKPSPKYRGFQQALCWNSYGKSKAPLLPSSIDYCLRRDSASIVKRIERSHEHVC is encoded by the exons ATGAGGAGCAAGAAATCATCTCTTGTGTTCTTCCTGTTTATTCTGTGTGTCACATTTTCTATAATGTCGGTCGAAGCTAGAAAGCATCACACCAAGAAGACCAAAAATCAGAAGAAAGATAAGGGAGGCTCAGCCAATTCAGGATTTCCAGGACGCGCTCCTGCACCAGCTCCTCTTCCTCCTTATGGCTCTAGTCCTACTCACTCAAACATTTTCGATATTTTGTCATTTGGAGCTAAGGGAAATGGAGTCTGCGATGATTCAAAG GCTCTTCTAGCAGCATGGAAAGCTGCGTGCAAGGTGCCGCGGGCTATAGTAAGAATCCCATCGGAGTTCAAGTTCCTCATCAAGCCCATAACTCTGCAAGGTCCCTGCATGCCTAACCTTGTTCTTCAG ATAGATGGAACCCTCTTAGCACTCCCGAAAGTGGGTTCATGGCCAAATTCCAGTTTGTTTCAGTGGTTGAACTTCAAATGGGTCCAAAACTTCACCATTCAAGGTATTGGAATTATTGATGGTCAAGGCCCTCAATGGTGGACCGCCTCTTCACTCTACTACACTCAG GCTTTGAGATTTTATGCAAGCTATAATGTCATGGTTCGAGATATCAAAATCATAAACAGTCCTCAATGCCATTTGAAATTCGACAACTGCGGCTGGGTCAAAGTCGATAATATAAAGATTTCTTCTCCCGAAAACAGCCCAAACACTGACGGCATTCACCTTCAAAACACACGAGATGTAGAAATTCAACATTCTATTATCGGGTGTG GAGATGACTGTGTATCAATACAAACTGGATGCTCAAACATACACATTCATCATATTAACTGTGGCCCTGGACATGGTATAAG TTTGGGAAGCCTTGGAAAAGACAAGAGTGTTGGTTGCGTTTCTGACATTGTTGTGGAGAAAATCTCAGTGCAGAATACATTAGCTGGAGTTAGAATAAAGACATGGCAGGGGGGTATTGGATCCGTGAAGAACGTGTCATTTTCCAATATTCAAGTGACTGATGTTAAGGTCCCCATAATAATTGATCAATATTATTGTGACAAGCATTTCTGCAAGAATCAAACAGGAGCAGTAGCGATATCTGGTGTTAAATACGATCAGATAATTGGAACTTATTCAGTGCAGCCAATTCATCTAGCATGTAGTAACGATATTCCTTGCACCGATGTTGATCTCATCGATATTCAGTTGAAGCCGTCGCCAAAATATCGAGGTTTTCAGCAGGCACTGTGTTGGAATTCCTATGGAAAATCAAAGGCTCCTTTGCTTCCTTCAAGTATTGACTACTGCTTAAGAAGAGATAGCGCTTCAATTGTGAAGAGAATAGAAAGATCTCATGAGCATGTGTGCTAG
- the LOC123217665 gene encoding cysteine-rich receptor-like protein kinase 2 — protein sequence MKKETALVRSKCTLFFLWGYLLLLERALGDPRSQTVQIMCGNQSEHNATMFVPNFVATMENISEQVRTAGFGVAVSGSGPDTNYGLAQCYGDLSLLDCVLCYAEARTLLPQCFPNNGGQIFLDGCFMRSQNYSFFEEYKGPADHAVCGNTTRKSSKFQESARQAVLRAVASAPSHGNYARATIAASGSNESAYVLANCWKNLKTSSCEACLKNASASVLGCLPWSEGRALNTGCFLRYSDRDFLNKQLGNGSKRGTIIAIVVSVVSSLVVLAVLIVIGAHIWKQRYIQKKRRGSNDAEKLVKTLNDKSLNFKYSILEKATQSFDDANKLGQGGFGTVYKGVLPDGREIAVKRLFYNNKHRVANFYNEVNIISSVEHKNLVRLLGCSASGPESLLVYEFLPNKSLDRFILDSTRGTLLNWEKRYEIIVGTAEGLVYLHEESKTRIIHRDIKASNILLDSKLRAKIADFGLARSFQEDKSHISTAIAGTLGYMAPEYLAHGQLTEKVDVYSFGVLLLETVTGRPNNRSKTSEYSESLLTITWKHFQAGTVEELYDRNLTLNDSDNSGAKDELLRVVQIGLLCTQESPLLRPTMSKVLQMLQKKEEHLPSPTSPPFTDEKTMELNDTFEDPNYPLNSGALASLAGVTHSSFYPR from the exons atgaagaaagaaaccGCATTGGTCCGTTCTAAATGCACTTTATTCTTCCTATGGGGATATCTGTTGTTACTAGAAAGGGCGTTGGGTGATCCAAGATCTCAAACTGTCCAAATTATGTGCGGAAACCAATCGGAGCACAATGCAACTATGTTCGTGCCTAATTTTGTTGCTACAATGGAAAACATCAGCGAACAAGTGCGAACAGCTGGTTTTGGAGTGGCAGTTTCAGGTTCAGGACCAGACACGAACTATGGGCTTGCACAATGTTATGGAGACCTCTCTTTGTTAGATTGTGTATTGTGCTATGCTGAGGCACGTACACTTCTTCCCCAATGTTTCCCCAACAATGGAGGTCAGATTTTCCTTGACGGGTGCTTCATGAGATCACAGAATTATAGCTTCTTTGAAGAGTATAAAGGTCCTGCAGATCATGCAGTTTGTGGGAATACAACAAGAAAGAGTTCAAAATTCCAAGAATCAGCTAGGCAGGCTGTGTTGCGTGCAGTTGCTTCAGCACCCAGTCATGGAAATTATGCGCGAGCTACCATAGCTGCTTCAGGTTCCAATGAGTCAGCTTATGTGTTGGCTAATTGCTGGAAGAACCTGAAAACGAGTTCATGTGAAGCATGCTTGAAAAATGCCTCTGCGTCTGTATTAGGTTGCTTGCCTTGGTCAGAGGGCCGAGCACTGAATACGGGATGTTTCTTGAGGTATTCAGATAGAGATTTCCTTAACAAGCAACTGGGAAATGGAAGCAAAAGAG GGACCATTATTGCAATAGTAGTTTCAGTAGTCAGTTCCTTGGTGGTTCTGGCAGTTTTAATAGTTATTGGAGCTCATATCTGGAAGCAGAGATatattcaaaagaaaagaagag GTTCAAATGATGCTGAAAAATTGGTGAAAACTCTTAATGATAAAAGTTTGAACTTTAAATACTCTATACTAGAGAAAGCTACACAATCTTTTGACGATGCCAACAAGCTTGGCCAAGGAGGATTTGGTACAGTTTATAAG GGTGTTCTGCCTGACGGAAGAGAAATCGCTGTGAAGAGGCTTTTCTATAACAACAAGCACAGAGTAGCAAATTTCTACAATGAAGTTAACATTATAAGTAGTGTAGAACACAAAAATCTGGTCAGATTGCTGGGATGCAGTGCTTCTGGACCAGAAAGCCTTCTTGTCTATGAGTTCCTGCCTAACAAGAGCCTAGATCGCTTCATCTTGG ATTCAACAAGAGGTACATTACTGAACTGGGAGAAGAGATATGAAATTATTGTTGGGACAGCAGAGGGTTTAGTCTACCTTCACGAAGAATCCAAAACTCGAATAATTCACAGAGATATAAAAGCAAGCAATATTTTACTGGATTCAAAACTACGTGCTAAAATTGCTGATTTTGGGTTGGCCAGGTCTTTCCAGGAAGATAAGAGCCACATAAGCACAGCCATAGCAGGAACTTT AGGATACATGGCTCCAGAGTACCTAGCCCATGGCCAGTTGACAGAAAAGGTAGATGTATACAGTTTTGGTGTACTTTTGTTGGAAACAGTTACTGGGAGGCCAAACAACAGGAGCAAAACCTCAGAATATTCTGAAAGTTTACTGACAATT ACTTGGAAGCATTTCCAAGCAGGGACTGTTGAGGAGCTTTACGACAGAAATCTCACGTTGAATGACTCTGATAATAGTGGCGCTAAGGATGAACTGTTAAGAGTGGTGCAGATAGGACTTCTCTGTACTCAAGAGAGCCCATTGTTGCGGCCAACAATGTCAAAGGTGCTACAGATGCTACAAAAGAAGGAAGAACACCTCCCTTCACCCACTAGTCCTCCATTTACAGATGAAAAAACCATGGAACTCAATGACACATTTGAGGACCCAAACTACCCGTTGAATTCTGGTGCTTTGGCATCACTTGCCGGTGTCACTCATAGTTCCTTCTATCCTAGATga